The following nucleotide sequence is from Halogeometricum borinquense DSM 11551.
TATGGACGACGACGACCTCCGTCGTGGCGTCCCCGCAGTCCACAAAGAGTACGACACCGAGACGGCCATCCTCGCGGGCGACACACTCTACGCGAAGGCGTTCGAGTTCATGACCCAGACGGGTGCGGACCCGCAGAACGGACTCGAAGCAGTGCGTCTGTTGGCAACCACCTGTACCAAAATCTGCGAGGGGCAGGCGCTGGACGTGGAGTTCGAGCGCCGGACCGAGGTGTTGCCCGACGAGTATCTGGAGATGGTCGAACTGAAGACGGCCGTTCTCTACGGTGCGGCAGCCGCGACAGCCGGGGTGCTGATGGGTGCCGACGACGAGACAGTCGAAGCGCTCTACCGGTACGGTATCGACTCCGGGTGTGCGTTCCAGATTCAAGACGACGTACTCGACTTGACTGTTCCGTCCGAGAAACTCGGCAAACAACGCGGGTCGGACCTCGTCGAGAACAAGGAGACGCTCATCACCTTGCACGCGCGCCAACAGGGCGTTAACGTGGAGGACCTCGTCGCCGCGGATACTGTCGAGGGCGTCACCGAAGACGACATCGACGCCGCTGTGGCGGAACTGAACAAGGTCGGTTCCATCGACTACGCCCGCGATAAGGCACAGGAACTCACCGACAGAGCGAAACGCCACCTCGAAGTCCTTCCGGACAACGACGCGCGGTCGCTCTTGGCAGATATTTCGGACTATCTCATTAGTCGCGGCTACTAACTGCGTCCCTCGCGGGGCGTTCGTTTGCAACGCTCGATAGCGCTCCGCTTTTCGAACGTGAATCCGCGAAAGCGATATATACTGACCATGCTAATATTTGTCGTACCCCTACCCGTGCGCCCACACGGCGGGCATTGGAGTGCCGGTCGGGCTTTGGACGGTACTCGGTGTGCCCAAATCCGGGCTTGTTTTTAGGCGGCGTGCGGAAGCAGAGGGTAATGGACGACGACTTACGAGAGCGCGTCGAGCGAGAGGCGGAGAAACACGCCCTCCTCAACGCGGTCAAGTACGAGAGCGACGCCGATGTGGGCGCGGTCATGGGACCACTCATGGGCGAGAACCCCGACTTCAGACCGCACGGTGACGAGATTCCGGGCGTTGTGGGCGGCGTCGTCGCTCGCGTGAACGACCTTCCGACCGAGAAAAAGCGCGACCGACTGGAGGAGTTGGCCCCCGAGGAACTCGCGGAGATGGAGGCCGAAGCAGAGGCGGACGACCAGATTCTACCGGACCTGCCGAACGTCGAAGAGTACGACGAGGTGCGAATGCGCGCGGCACCCAACCCGAACGGCCCGTGGCACATCGGCCACGCGCGGATGCCCGCCGTCATCGGGACGTACAAGGACCTTTACGACGGGTCGTTCATCGTCCGCTTCGACGACACCGACCCCGAAACGAAGCGCCCCGACTTAGACGCCTACGATGCCATCTTGGAGGACGTAGAGTACCTCGGCTTCGAACCGGACGAGGTTCTGAGAGCCTCCGACCGGGTCGAGACGTACTACGACCACGCCCGAGAGATCATCGAGATGGGTAAGGCGTACACCTGTTCGTGTTCGGGTGAGGACTTCTCGGAGTTGAAGAACGCAGGCGAACCGTGTCCGCATCGCGATAAAGACCCCGAGACGACCCGCGAGGAGTTCGAGGCGATGATCGACGGCGAGTACTCCTCCGGCGAGATGGTCCTCCGCATCAAGACCGACATCGAACACAAGAACCCCGCCCTGCGCGACTGGGTGGCGTTCCGGATGGTTGACACGCCGCACCCGCGCGAGGAGGCGGCGGACTACCGGTGCTGGCCGATGCTCGACTTCCAGTCCGGCGTTGACGACCACCTGACGGGCGTCACGCACATCATCCGCGGCATCGACTTGCAGGACTCCGCAAAGCGCCAAGGGTTCCTCTACGACTACTTCGGCTGGGAGTATCCCGAAGTCGTCCACTGGGGCCACGTGCAGGTGGACGCCTACGACGTGAAGATGTCCACTTCGACGCTCAAGGAGAAAATCGAGGCCGGCGAACTCGACGGCTGGGACGACCCGCGCGCACCAACCCTCAAGAGCCTCCGACGCCGCGGTATCCGCGGGTCGGCCATCGTGGATGCGATGCTCGAACTCGGCACCTCCACCTCCGACGTGGACCTGTCGATGTCGGCCATTTACTCGAACAACCGCGATATCGTGGACGACGAGGCAGACCGCTACTTCCTCGTGCGCGACGGTGAGCGATTCGCCGTCGAAGGCGGACCGGACGCCGGTCATCCGGCGCTTCACCCCGACCACGAGGACCGCGGCGACCGGACCGTTCCGGCGACGGACGGCGTCCGCATCGAATCCGCGGACGTGCCCGCTTCGGGCGAACGCGTCTGGCTGAAAGGATACGGGTGCGTCCGCCGCGAGGACGACGCCCTCGTCCACACCGACGACACCATCGAAGCGGTTCGCTCCGGCGACGTGGACGTGATTCACTGGGCACCCGCCGAGGACAACGTCGCCGTCCGAATGCGGACGATGGAGGGCGACGTGACCGGTGTCGCCGAACCCGACTTCGCCGACACGGAGACCGACGACGTGGTGCAGTTCGAGCGCATCGGGTTCGTCCGCGTCGATAGCCACGACAGCGATGCCCGCGACGCGGACGACGAGTCCGTCGTCTACTGGTCGCACAAATAAGCGGACGATGACCCGACTGGTGGACCTCACGCGACCGGTCGAAACCGGGATGCCGACGTATCCCGGCGATCCCGACGTGGCCGTGACACCGCATGCGACGCAGGAAGCGGACGGCTACCGCGTCTCTCGTCTCGAACTCGGGACGCACACCGGGACGCACATCGACGCCCCGGCGCACACCGAACGCGACGGCGCGACGCTCGATTCGTTCGACGCCGAGCGGTTCCGCTTCGATGCGCGTCTGGTAGACTGTCGCGGCGTCGGCGCGAACGAGGCCATCGGTTCCGAAGCAGTCCCCGAAACGGATGCGGAGATGCTCGTCTTCCGCACCGGGTGGGAAGCCGAATGGGGGACCGACCGGATGACCGAGCATCCGTATCTCGCGCCGGAGACAGCCGAACGGTGCGCTGACGCCGGATACCATGTCGGCATCGACGCGCTCAGTCCGGATCCAACGGGCGGGAACGAAGCGAGCGACGGCGACGCGGACGGCCACAGCGACGAGTCGGGTGTCCCAGCCCACCACGCACTCCTTGGTGCCGGACTGCTAATCGTCGAAAATCTCACTAACCTCGGCGCGGTGCCAGAACGGTTCGAGTTACTCGCGCTCCCGTTGTGTGTGGACGCCGACGGCGCGCCCGTGCGGGCCGTCGCGCGAGTGTAACTGCGGCGCTCACGGGTCTCGGTCGAGCGGCCGCGACATTATCACGATTCCAATAGAGAGTCCGGCCAGTGCGACCAACGAGGATATGAGCCAGGCGGCGTCGAAGGCAGTAGCCATCCAGATCGCAAAGACGACGAGGAGAATTGCAAACAGGAGGACATCGGTTGAACGGGACATGTGGCTGCATTCTGTCCCATTCATGTGAATTGTACTGCATTTCCTCCGTCAGAAGACGACGGTGCCGACGAGAACGACGAGTATCGATCCGGTGAGAAGGATCTGCACCACCGTCGAGGCGAGGACGCCGACGGTGGTGTAGAGGGCGATGCGTGCGCTCGCCTCGGGATTGTCGTTCCGATAGAACTCCACGGCGAACACGGTCGCGGCGAGGCCGAGGAGAAATCCGAGAGGGCCGGTGACGAAGAGAAGGACGAAGCCGACGAGTGCGCCGACAGCGGTCGTCAGCGACGACGCACCGCCCGCCCGCGCGGCGATCACACCGCCGAAGTAGTCGATGATGACGGTCACGAGGCCGACGAGGACGAGCGCGGCGAGTACCAGCAGCGACGGTTCGGAGTAGCCGGTTGACCACCAGTAGAGAAGCACGCCCGCGACGGAGACGAGTGCGCCCGGAACGAGCGGAACGACGACGCCGATGACACCGACGACTGCGAGACCGATTGCGAGGAGGGCAACGGGGTCCATGGGCCACCTTCTCCCGGCGGATAGATATATCCGGTGCCCGGCGCGGTCCGTAGGTTTAAGCGCGCACGCAATGTTACCACACACCATGCCGATAGATCCGAATTTCGAGACGAACTGCAAGCCAGTCGATGAAGAAGACGGCGTGACAGTGTGGGGACCGGTAGACCCACCAGAGAAACTCGGTATCCACGGGACACACGTCGCGGTAGACTTCGACATCTGCATCGGAGACGGCGCGTGCCTCGAAGACTGCCCGGTAGACGTGTTCTCGTGGGTCGATACGCCCGGCCATCCCGAGTCAGAAGTGAAAGTTCAACCCGCCCGCGAGGACCAGTGTATCGACTGTATGCTCTGCGTAGACGTGTGTCCGGTTGACGCGATTGACGTAGACCCCGGCCGTGCGGGTCGCGTCTGAACGCTGTCCGCTCATTCTATCGACAACAATTGTTAAGGAATCAGCAACTCTCCCCAATAGTAGTGGTGAGTCAACAATGGACACACTTGTGCTGACGAAGGGCGTCCCCGATTTCCGCGAGGGAAAAGTCTCGTTCGACGAGGACGGGCACCTCGAACGCGGAAAGA
It contains:
- a CDS encoding DUF456 domain-containing protein gives rise to the protein MDPVALLAIGLAVVGVIGVVVPLVPGALVSVAGVLLYWWSTGYSEPSLLVLAALVLVGLVTVIIDYFGGVIAARAGGASSLTTAVGALVGFVLLFVTGPLGFLLGLAATVFAVEFYRNDNPEASARIALYTTVGVLASTVVQILLTGSILVVLVGTVVF
- a CDS encoding 4Fe-4S dicluster domain-containing protein, which gives rise to MPIDPNFETNCKPVDEEDGVTVWGPVDPPEKLGIHGTHVAVDFDICIGDGACLEDCPVDVFSWVDTPGHPESEVKVQPAREDQCIDCMLCVDVCPVDAIDVDPGRAGRV
- a CDS encoding cyclase family protein codes for the protein MTRLVDLTRPVETGMPTYPGDPDVAVTPHATQEADGYRVSRLELGTHTGTHIDAPAHTERDGATLDSFDAERFRFDARLVDCRGVGANEAIGSEAVPETDAEMLVFRTGWEAEWGTDRMTEHPYLAPETAERCADAGYHVGIDALSPDPTGGNEASDGDADGHSDESGVPAHHALLGAGLLIVENLTNLGAVPERFELLALPLCVDADGAPVRAVARV
- the idsA3 gene encoding geranylfarnesyl diphosphate synthase, with translation MSSEATEERVLDAVKARRELVNDALDEDVPMADPERLYEATRYLLEAGGKRLRPTVTLLTAEALADAEPLSEDYRSFPALDGADIDVMAAAVSIEVIQSFTLIHDDIMDDDDLRRGVPAVHKEYDTETAILAGDTLYAKAFEFMTQTGADPQNGLEAVRLLATTCTKICEGQALDVEFERRTEVLPDEYLEMVELKTAVLYGAAAATAGVLMGADDETVEALYRYGIDSGCAFQIQDDVLDLTVPSEKLGKQRGSDLVENKETLITLHARQQGVNVEDLVAADTVEGVTEDDIDAAVAELNKVGSIDYARDKAQELTDRAKRHLEVLPDNDARSLLADISDYLISRGY
- a CDS encoding glutamate--tRNA ligase, which encodes MDDDLRERVEREAEKHALLNAVKYESDADVGAVMGPLMGENPDFRPHGDEIPGVVGGVVARVNDLPTEKKRDRLEELAPEELAEMEAEAEADDQILPDLPNVEEYDEVRMRAAPNPNGPWHIGHARMPAVIGTYKDLYDGSFIVRFDDTDPETKRPDLDAYDAILEDVEYLGFEPDEVLRASDRVETYYDHAREIIEMGKAYTCSCSGEDFSELKNAGEPCPHRDKDPETTREEFEAMIDGEYSSGEMVLRIKTDIEHKNPALRDWVAFRMVDTPHPREEAADYRCWPMLDFQSGVDDHLTGVTHIIRGIDLQDSAKRQGFLYDYFGWEYPEVVHWGHVQVDAYDVKMSTSTLKEKIEAGELDGWDDPRAPTLKSLRRRGIRGSAIVDAMLELGTSTSDVDLSMSAIYSNNRDIVDDEADRYFLVRDGERFAVEGGPDAGHPALHPDHEDRGDRTVPATDGVRIESADVPASGERVWLKGYGCVRREDDALVHTDDTIEAVRSGDVDVIHWAPAEDNVAVRMRTMEGDVTGVAEPDFADTETDDVVQFERIGFVRVDSHDSDARDADDESVVYWSHK